A single window of bacterium DNA harbors:
- the rpe gene encoding ribulose-phosphate 3-epimerase gives MKKLIAPSVLSADFSRLGEEIRAVDAAGADLIHLDVMDGHFVPNITAGPILVEAARRSTRLPLDTHLMIESPEKYVADFAKAGADSITIHVEVFKDASKLREALKLIRSRGAKAAVSLNPATPIESVLDVLEDVSMVLVMTVNPGFGGQSFIPSCLEKVKALRRVIDERKSDVLIEVDGGIKADNIGEVSRAGADVFVAGSAIFKSRDYQATIDALRVKAASKS, from the coding sequence CCCGCCTGGGCGAGGAAATCCGCGCCGTGGACGCGGCGGGGGCGGACTTGATCCACCTGGACGTCATGGACGGCCACTTCGTGCCGAACATCACGGCGGGCCCGATCCTGGTCGAGGCCGCGCGCCGGTCGACCCGGCTCCCCCTCGACACCCATTTGATGATCGAGTCCCCCGAAAAGTACGTCGCTGACTTCGCCAAGGCGGGCGCGGACTCCATCACCATCCACGTCGAGGTCTTTAAGGACGCCTCCAAACTCCGCGAGGCGCTGAAACTCATCCGGTCCCGCGGCGCCAAGGCCGCCGTCTCCCTCAACCCCGCCACGCCGATCGAGTCCGTCTTGGACGTCCTGGAAGACGTCTCGATGGTCCTCGTCATGACGGTCAACCCGGGCTTCGGCGGCCAGTCCTTCATCCCCTCCTGTCTGGAAAAGGTAAAAGCCCTCCGGCGCGTCATCGACGAGAGGAAGTCGGACGTCCTGATCGAAGTGGACGGGGGCATCAAGGCCGACAATATCGGGGAGGTCTCGCGGGCCGGGGCGGACGTCTTCGTCGCCGGCTCCGCCATCTTCAAGAGCCGCGACTATCAGGCCACCATCGACGCCTTACGCGTCAAAGCCGCGTCAAAATCCTAG
- a CDS encoding twin-arginine translocase TatA/TatE family subunit has protein sequence MVSSVPMHLAGIAGLGPWELVIILAIVLVVFGAGKLPQIGGSLGQAIKNFKKGVKGEDGDKGPDRDSPRTPKDTKH, from the coding sequence ATGGTGTCATCCGTTCCCATGCATTTGGCAGGCATTGCGGGTCTCGGCCCCTGGGAGCTCGTCATCATCTTGGCAATCGTCCTCGTCGTCTTCGGCGCCGGAAAGCTGCCGCAGATCGGCGGTTCCTTGGGCCAGGCCATCAAGAACTTCAAGAAGGGCGTCAAGGGCGAGGACGGGGACAAGGGCCCCGACAGGGACTCCCCGAGAACCCCCAAGGACACCAAGCATTGA
- a CDS encoding polyhydroxyalkanoate synthesis regulator DNA-binding domain-containing protein, producing the protein MTTSKKTRIIKRYQNRKLYDTNASRYVTLDDIATLIREGEDVQIIDNQNQDDLTSVTLTQIIFEQEKKKKSLLPLATLRGIIQSGGEKIVDFVQGTIESGVSSISHARDEAEKYFEKIIKKGDMSLEEGRNLVKEFIDEKLKGTIDAVAVLPSLHSEIRALRKKIDTLETKLRKYEG; encoded by the coding sequence ATGACGACGAGCAAGAAAACCCGCATCATCAAGCGTTACCAGAACCGGAAGCTCTACGATACCAACGCCAGCCGCTACGTGACTCTGGACGACATCGCGACGCTTATCCGGGAGGGCGAGGACGTCCAGATCATCGACAATCAGAATCAGGATGACCTGACGAGCGTGACGCTCACGCAGATCATCTTCGAGCAGGAAAAAAAGAAAAAGAGCCTCCTGCCGCTCGCCACGCTCCGGGGCATCATCCAGAGCGGCGGCGAGAAGATCGTCGACTTCGTGCAGGGCACCATCGAAAGCGGCGTGAGTTCCATCTCCCATGCCCGCGACGAGGCCGAAAAGTATTTTGAAAAAATCATCAAGAAGGGCGACATGTCGCTGGAGGAGGGACGGAATCTCGTGAAGGAGTTCATCGACGAGAAACTCAAGGGCACCATCGACGCCGTCGCCGTCCTCCCCTCCCTGCACTCCGAAATCCGCGCGCTCCGCAAGAAGATCGACACCCTCGAAACGAAGCTGCGCAAGTACGAAGGTTAA
- a CDS encoding ArsA-related P-loop ATPase, protein MPPQNLDSLLERKLLVVSGKGGVGKTTLSLALALLAASRGKRTIVAEIHSEEQVAHVLERPPIGYKETELLPNVWGVNILPKQAFEEYVLMQIRFRGLYKAVFENRLVHNFIEATPGLGDMVSIGKVYALCGRYDLVIVDAPATGHGLALMEIPSIVSQATRMGPLKSDADKIDRLLRDASQTQVVLATLPEEMPVTEAIEMNASLDRRLGLPLGPFFLNQVEERVFTDAERKKIDRGSDTPALRILRLLAARSDLSAEYAARLEREVRPRPVVRIPFVYSPHFGLAEIQVVASEIERGLTS, encoded by the coding sequence TTGCCCCCGCAAAACTTAGACAGTCTCCTCGAGCGCAAGCTCCTCGTTGTTTCGGGCAAGGGCGGCGTGGGCAAGACGACTTTGAGCCTCGCCCTCGCCCTTCTTGCCGCCTCCCGCGGCAAACGGACGATCGTCGCGGAGATCCATTCGGAGGAGCAGGTGGCCCATGTCTTGGAGCGCCCCCCCATCGGCTACAAGGAAACCGAGCTTCTGCCGAACGTCTGGGGCGTCAACATCCTGCCCAAACAGGCTTTTGAGGAATACGTCCTCATGCAGATCCGGTTCCGGGGCCTTTACAAGGCGGTCTTTGAAAACCGCCTGGTCCACAATTTCATCGAGGCGACGCCGGGCCTGGGAGACATGGTCAGCATCGGCAAGGTCTATGCCCTCTGCGGACGCTACGATCTGGTGATCGTCGACGCTCCGGCCACCGGGCATGGACTGGCCCTCATGGAGATTCCGTCGATCGTTTCGCAGGCAACACGCATGGGCCCGCTCAAGTCCGATGCGGACAAGATCGATCGTCTCCTGAGGGACGCCTCCCAGACGCAGGTTGTCCTGGCGACGTTGCCCGAGGAGATGCCCGTGACGGAGGCGATCGAGATGAACGCGAGTCTTGACCGGCGGCTGGGCCTGCCGCTCGGGCCGTTTTTCCTCAACCAGGTCGAAGAGCGCGTGTTCACGGACGCCGAGAGAAAAAAGATCGACCGCGGCTCCGACACGCCGGCGCTCAGGATCTTAAGGCTTCTCGCCGCGCGTTCCGACCTTTCAGCCGAATACGCCGCGCGTCTTGAGAGGGAGGTCCGGCCAAGGCCGGTCGTGCGAATTCCTTTCGTGTATTCGCCTCATTTTGGTCTCGCCGAGATCCAAGTCGTCGCCTCGGAAATCGAGAGGGGTCTCACCTCATGA
- a CDS encoding ArsA-related P-loop ATPase, with translation MIRRAKKNVNLADLLEERRIIICCGSGGVGKTTTAAAVALGAARAGKRAIVLTIDPAKRLATALGLESLGDAPRRIDLPGAPGSLSAMMLDTKRTFDRLIERHVEDPERRRSIIENRLYQHMSSMIAGSQEYMAMEKLYELYEEGGYDLLVLDTPPTRHALDFLEAPRKMINMTSNSLLEWFLKPGLFVGQAGLIGLGILRKGAEKILSVFDRLAGFSFLHELAEMLALFSELLGGFQERARAVYELLRRDFVGFLLVTSPASVAIQDALYFHRKIGEGGLPFLGFVVNRVHPEKFWKPADLPSDWPDALRAKALNRLEDYEQLAKRDQKAVALLKKMGGKKTACAVIPLLERDVHDMDGLSRMYQALAGSPT, from the coding sequence ATGATCCGGCGCGCGAAAAAAAACGTGAATCTCGCGGACTTGCTCGAGGAGCGGCGCATCATCATCTGTTGCGGCAGCGGCGGCGTGGGCAAGACCACGACGGCCGCGGCCGTCGCCCTCGGGGCCGCACGCGCGGGCAAGAGGGCGATCGTCCTCACCATCGATCCGGCCAAACGTCTCGCCACCGCCCTGGGTCTCGAGTCCTTGGGCGACGCTCCCCGCCGGATCGACCTGCCCGGTGCCCCCGGCTCCTTATCGGCGATGATGCTGGATACGAAGCGCACGTTCGATCGACTCATCGAGCGCCACGTCGAGGATCCCGAGAGGCGGCGTTCGATTATCGAGAACCGCCTCTACCAGCACATGTCCAGCATGATCGCAGGTTCGCAGGAATACATGGCCATGGAAAAGCTGTACGAACTGTACGAGGAGGGCGGCTACGACCTGCTGGTTCTGGACACCCCCCCCACGCGCCACGCCCTGGATTTCCTGGAGGCTCCCCGAAAAATGATCAACATGACCTCCAACAGCCTGCTCGAATGGTTCCTCAAGCCGGGGCTCTTCGTGGGGCAGGCGGGACTCATCGGCCTGGGCATTTTAAGAAAAGGGGCCGAAAAAATACTCTCCGTCTTCGACCGGCTCGCGGGATTCAGCTTCCTGCACGAACTCGCTGAGATGCTGGCCCTCTTCAGCGAGCTCCTCGGCGGCTTTCAGGAGCGAGCGCGCGCCGTCTACGAGCTGCTTCGCCGGGACTTCGTGGGCTTCCTGCTCGTCACGAGCCCCGCCTCCGTGGCGATCCAAGACGCGTTGTATTTCCACCGCAAGATCGGCGAAGGCGGGCTTCCGTTTCTTGGGTTCGTGGTCAACCGCGTGCATCCGGAAAAGTTTTGGAAGCCAGCCGATCTGCCGTCCGATTGGCCCGATGCCCTTCGCGCGAAAGCCCTGAACCGTCTGGAGGACTACGAGCAGTTGGCCAAGCGGGATCAAAAGGCGGTCGCTTTGCTCAAAAAGATGGGGGGCAAAAAGACGGCCTGCGCCGTAATCCCCTTGCTGGAAAGGGACGTGCACGACATGGACGGCCTTTCGAGGATGTATCAGGCGCTGGCGGGCTCGCCGACGTAG
- a CDS encoding TIGR02266 family protein: MAKKTPAPSPVKIHEKRVHPRRTLRTQVIFEDESGEGFIYFYSTDLSMGGLFLESDIPLKLGTRVFLSFALRDGETPLRTIGRVVRVERETAESLSIVGMGVQFSDLSESARQAIQNYVGEPASA, from the coding sequence ATGGCTAAGAAGACGCCGGCCCCTTCTCCGGTCAAGATCCATGAAAAGAGGGTTCATCCGCGGCGCACGCTCCGGACCCAAGTGATCTTTGAGGATGAGTCGGGGGAGGGGTTCATCTATTTTTATTCGACGGACCTGAGCATGGGAGGGCTTTTCTTGGAGTCCGACATTCCTCTCAAGCTCGGTACGAGGGTCTTTTTGTCCTTTGCGCTGCGGGACGGCGAAACCCCCTTGCGCACCATCGGCCGCGTCGTCCGCGTCGAACGTGAGACGGCGGAAAGCCTGAGCATCGTCGGAATGGGCGTTCAGTTCAGCGACCTTTCGGAGTCCGCCAGGCAGGCCATCCAGAACTACGTCGGCGAGCCCGCCAGCGCCTGA
- the pal gene encoding peptidoglycan-associated lipoprotein Pal, with protein MRTKMMVALVVMLGLVIGAGCQQQRKPRSAADTKVKGLNRIHFDFDRSDIKSEYKKTLEDNASWLKANRDTKITVEGHCDERGTEEYNMALGHRRASSAKSYLTSLGVDGGRMKTVSYGEERPLETCHNESCWWKNRRAEFMH; from the coding sequence ATGCGCACGAAGATGATGGTCGCTTTGGTAGTGATGTTGGGCCTCGTAATCGGCGCGGGCTGCCAACAGCAGCGCAAGCCCCGGTCCGCCGCGGACACGAAGGTCAAGGGCCTGAACCGGATTCACTTCGATTTCGACCGCTCGGACATCAAGTCCGAATACAAGAAAACCCTCGAAGACAACGCCTCGTGGCTGAAGGCCAACCGTGACACGAAGATCACGGTAGAAGGCCACTGCGACGAGCGGGGCACCGAGGAGTACAACATGGCCCTGGGCCATCGCCGGGCCAGTTCGGCCAAAAGCTACCTGACCTCGCTGGGCGTGGACGGCGGGCGCATGAAGACGGTCAGCTACGGCGAGGAGCGGCCTCTCGAGACCTGCCACAACGAGAGCTGCTGGTGGAAGAACCGCCGCGCGGAATTCATGCACTAA
- the ybgF gene encoding tol-pal system protein YbgF: MKRAISPLILALFSFILLSHEAEARKADASEMEDLRRVQESNGAALADAVQRINTIQVDLQAVKGSLEENRHFFQQESQKNEKVLRDFDLRLTGMEERLSLFESQIQELMTKGGIKGAAAPAGDEGELYRKALAEVNAQNFKAALPLFDQFLKKYPKSSMADNAQYWKGETLYGLKQFPEAILEFQKVVKKYPKSDKVPAAVLKQGYCFFEAKEYLDAKAFLQKVIAQYPKSDEASKARDKIQQIDEILAKPAATSSTARPR; encoded by the coding sequence ATGAAACGAGCCATCTCTCCCTTAATCCTCGCCCTCTTTTCATTCATCCTGCTGTCGCATGAGGCGGAGGCCCGGAAGGCCGACGCCTCCGAGATGGAAGACTTGCGCCGCGTTCAGGAGTCGAACGGCGCGGCCCTCGCGGACGCCGTGCAGAGGATCAACACGATCCAGGTCGATCTTCAGGCTGTGAAAGGGTCCCTGGAAGAGAACCGCCACTTTTTCCAACAGGAATCCCAGAAGAACGAAAAGGTCCTGAGGGACTTTGACCTGAGACTCACCGGCATGGAGGAAAGACTTTCTCTTTTTGAAAGCCAGATCCAGGAACTCATGACCAAGGGTGGAATTAAAGGCGCGGCGGCTCCGGCGGGAGACGAAGGTGAGCTCTACCGGAAAGCCCTCGCGGAGGTGAACGCCCAGAACTTCAAGGCGGCCCTGCCCCTCTTCGACCAGTTTTTGAAAAAATATCCCAAGTCCTCCATGGCCGACAACGCCCAGTATTGGAAGGGCGAGACCCTCTACGGACTCAAACAATTCCCGGAAGCGATCCTGGAGTTTCAAAAAGTCGTGAAGAAATATCCGAAAAGCGACAAGGTCCCCGCGGCCGTTTTGAAACAGGGCTACTGTTTCTTCGAGGCCAAGGAATATCTCGACGCCAAGGCCTTTTTGCAGAAGGTCATCGCGCAATATCCAAAGTCCGACGAGGCGTCAAAGGCGAGGGATAAAATTCAGCAGATCGACGAGATTTTGGCTAAACCGGCGGCTACTTCTTCGACAGCTCGCCCTCGATGA
- a CDS encoding thioredoxin domain-containing protein, whose product MKKARIALFLLAVVGLVASIVLTELHYKVERNGFDEKSFCNVSDFIDCDAVVASRYSSVRLPFLSVPNSELGILYYVVFLIGLFYAGLSGDRSDAGRPTMSFLFLSLVFANVYSVLMAYISLGLLGVLCAMCLTTYLVNALMLLLFPSAMGIGWRGVPSLVSGYLGTRPRLWGHLGATAAVVALGIFFFMGLNPAVHRPHIPVPRDLYLKAFESLPVQELDVTGRPFWGNPNARVKIVEFSDFQCPFCRRAAFTLKPYLKAYQNDVVLYFLNYPLDSVCNPVIEHGGHPVSCLAAKASVCASKQGRFWDYHDLVFENQTRLSRSVLVELASKTGLDGPLFESCLASDEAMEAVKRDVEQGSKIAVQGTPSVFINGRLFRDWPDPDRIRMVIEGELSKK is encoded by the coding sequence GTGAAAAAGGCGCGGATTGCGTTGTTTCTACTGGCCGTCGTCGGTTTGGTCGCGTCCATCGTCCTCACCGAGCTTCACTACAAGGTCGAAAGAAACGGGTTCGACGAAAAAAGCTTCTGCAACGTCTCGGATTTCATCGATTGCGATGCGGTCGTCGCAAGCCGGTATTCCTCCGTCCGGCTTCCCTTCTTGAGCGTTCCCAACTCGGAGTTGGGAATTCTTTACTACGTCGTTTTTCTGATCGGGCTCTTTTACGCGGGGTTGTCGGGCGACCGGTCCGACGCCGGCCGTCCGACCATGAGTTTTCTCTTTCTCTCGCTGGTTTTCGCCAACGTCTACAGCGTCCTCATGGCCTACATCTCCCTCGGACTCTTGGGCGTTCTTTGTGCGATGTGTCTCACCACTTACCTGGTCAACGCGCTGATGCTGCTTCTTTTTCCCTCCGCGATGGGGATCGGTTGGCGGGGTGTGCCGTCGCTGGTGTCCGGTTACCTGGGCACCCGGCCTCGCCTCTGGGGACACTTGGGGGCGACCGCCGCGGTCGTGGCGCTGGGGATCTTCTTTTTCATGGGGCTGAATCCTGCGGTCCACCGGCCGCACATTCCGGTTCCGCGCGATCTTTATCTCAAGGCCTTCGAGTCCCTTCCCGTGCAGGAACTCGATGTGACCGGACGGCCTTTTTGGGGGAATCCGAACGCGCGCGTGAAGATCGTTGAGTTCTCGGACTTTCAGTGCCCCTTCTGCCGCCGGGCCGCGTTCACCCTCAAGCCCTATTTGAAGGCCTATCAGAACGACGTGGTCTTATATTTCCTCAATTATCCCTTGGATTCGGTTTGCAACCCCGTAATTGAGCATGGAGGGCATCCCGTCTCGTGTCTCGCCGCCAAGGCGTCGGTGTGCGCCTCCAAGCAGGGAAGGTTTTGGGACTATCACGACCTGGTTTTTGAGAATCAGACGAGGCTTTCAAGATCCGTGCTGGTCGAGCTGGCCTCCAAGACGGGGCTCGATGGCCCCTTGTTTGAATCATGCCTGGCATCCGACGAGGCCATGGAGGCCGTCAAAAGGGATGTCGAACAGGGCTCCAAGATCGCCGTTCAAGGGACCCCGTCGGTTTTCATCAATGGCCGGTTGTTCCGCGATTGGCCGGATCCGGATCGGATCCGCATGGTCATCGAGGGCGAGCTGTCGAAGAAGTAG